The Populus alba chromosome 4, ASM523922v2, whole genome shotgun sequence genome contains a region encoding:
- the LOC118040539 gene encoding uncharacterized protein — protein sequence MVDSSDLSAKKVKKKRTLSSHEEKRQKPSKINRIDHDSAKEKDSKQETEEVAGPWRNLQLILSIQNREIHLQKKVELAYDFVNSREKGGGKDADVDRETVKVSRVVAFLNDWVQSLLISTDKKIEVDGEGVIEACLDYRCWAIFKFCLEESLRLQVSLSISRNLLRAIGCVARNVLSVLTVPSVRLKESFFTGSGFELYSVVLDCVSLVFLSHGGLSNENLDLWILSILPVLEFVRKVYGEKLEGGNVGVFALRFSCLVLEPFAKFLRVHPTRKNGFRDFVDKLLEPLLHLLGVLHLQSNESNPGWTRNLLVAVEEVLSQGLFHPTHIDGFMSLRVAEKYSASNDGETKESKTVIQSYHRHFFDKLERIILAKKESAMSGLGELFYLLVDRVKKQKETLVLSEGMKIVERTEGSRHLSGQLSKTLYGSSTPLDTSYGPSILSAEKRKSLFNFFVQITDPLLLEINGYLQSKLEVQPLLLDVHCTIKSINNLLACFLREKLYIKTEDISEGACLNFLKKVYNAILPFMANLLCLPTYNVDSRTQETLTLLARELIAAVGHLLDIEYEVIENDLTRLWFIMLSCLAFGYSFNDAPNECSLTSQILGLGCQLVKLYSELRQVKSTIFAICKATRLIILYEKGGDAELNYDSLGFCKISLPHASYAKAVEMLFCSHEFKLAIRNDIYSIPEGQASECIQHLTADLSESMEWMKTTCSLADEEVFGESNANSSMHGFDLQVELFGRGLSEVYALVLDSLNVTAGNSTIVGRTMKDLMAVICPYMSILVGPESESVNEFISSVTGRTSDVRLAGNTHDMLKFGVSTHWVLVFFSRMYMSCRSLYRQAVSLMPPDVSRKMSAVMGDPFTAYSARDWMNKTEWTDGGYFSWILQPSASLPVIIQSISDIYLQGDVADCCPLIYVLLTMALQRLVDLNRQIKSSEYLQQSNDNIVQFKLLDDAGSSLYSKRSRKCGKRIAIFKQEATDLTEFLMSYLSLLDNERLPVNSSNAATFVDTCNQPLHGNDKWVFGVSSVNEKSLPAATWWIICQNIDIWSPHASKKKLKMFIKHVILTSLPYITKGCAQVGRHHTNEAHFLDKISVHQISAELLADSVLYEHKFVRRHLASRFCNLLEKSILPLFGDVKLNMSPQWKEGLSALENSYVVLGRKSSTCDELTGQKPASHLLSEMAADISRESTAVKFSACQSLLRLLCWMPKGYINSKSFSLYVTCTLNLERLVIGHLLECGDSFFSHKQYELLRLLVACRRTLKCLIMAYCEEKVRTTHSSLIPVLFEDVHSVLWLSRSVSEVFRLQETLSEDKACEVADMIFSLMDHTSYVFLTLSKYQCPSAVSIIAEKPYTEQLNSDVTQEQSSVNESLPCLDTSNDVESCKSILLIAESLKEQAQDLIISLKDAHCNEKSSDEIDVDWNKLSSMVSCFSGFMWGLASALDHSNATDSDYKVKLLRWKCEVISKISHCINAFVDFICFSFHMLFVKDDLQPNHLSAAGNFVKSDDRDSSLVSGDSWKVTVNKHGSQSESVTSIAGILSKLDSYECLPLNKEWLQSFLEGDHPKEAVLIRQLLIAASAIVKLNLGTKCTPLLSSLVPSFTGISQVLLLKLADGTEVPKPFSYVWLDGILKYLQELGSHFPITNPTSTRNVFSKLLELHLKALGKCISLQGKEATLTSHDKELSTNTLHSHIGPASLSHPYYLDEFKARLRMSFKSLIRKPSELHLLSAIQAIERALVGVYEGCPIIYEITTGNVDGGKVSSTVAAGIDCLDLVLEYVSGRKRLNVVKRNIQSLVAALFNIILHVQSPLIFYRIAMDSERYNGPDPGAVILMCVEVLTRVSGKHALFQMDSWHVAQSLHIPAALFQDFDQLRISHGRALSNSLLNSGNQDCNTVGGRDTCVVDLQFSVELYTACCRLLYTILKHHKSESERCISLLQESERVLLHCLEMVDVDLPVRKGYFSLGVHEGVKCACSFRRIYEELRQQKDVFGQHCFKFLSNYIWVYSGYGPLKTGIRREIDEALRPGVYALIDSCSADDLQYLHSQFGEGPCRNTLATLQHDYKLNFQYEGKV from the exons ATGGTTGATTCTTCTGATTTATCAGCAAAAAAGGTTAAGAAGAAGCGAACGCTGAGTAGCCATGAAGAGAAACGACAGAAACCTTCCAAAATAAACCGGATTGATCATGATTCAGCGAAAGAGAAGGACTCGAAGCAAGAAACTGAAGAAGTTGCGGGTCCATGGAGGAATTTGCAGCTGATTTTATCGATTCAAAACAGAGAAATTCATCTTCAAAA GAAGGTTGAACTAGCTTATGATTTTGTGAACTCGAGAGAGAAAGGAGGAGGAAAAGACGCCGATGTAGACCGTGAAACGGTGAAAGTATCACGAGTTGTAGCTTTTCTGAATGATTGGGTACAGTCACTTTTGATTTCTACAGATAAGAAAATCGAAGTTGATGGAGAGGGAGTTATTGAGGCGTGTTTGGATTATAGGTGCTGGGCGATTTTCAAGTTTTGCTTGGAGGAGTCTTTGAGATTGCAGGTTTCTTTGAGTATTTCAAGGAACCTTTTGAGGGCTATAGGGTGTGTTGCGAGAAATGTGCTTTCTGTACTGACAGTCCCATCTGTTCGTTTGAAAGAATCATTTTTTACTGGTTCCGGGTTTGAATTGTACAGTGTTGTGCTTGATTGTGTTTCTCTGGTGTTCTTATCTCATGGTGGCTTGTCGAACGAGAATTTGGACTTGTGGATTTTGTCTATTCTTCCGGTTCTTGAATTTGTTCGCAAAGTGTATGGTGAGAAGCTCGAGGGTGGCAATGTGGGTGTTTTTGCTTTGCGGTTCTCTTGCTTGGTGCTTGAGCCATTTGCCAAGTTCTTGAGGGTTCATCCAACAAGGAAAAATGGATTTCGTGATTTTGTGGATAAACTCCTTGAGCCATTGTTGCATTTGTTGGGTGTCTTGCATCTTCAGAGTAATGAAAGCAATCCTGGCTGGACAAGAAACTTGCTAGTTGCTGTCGAAGAGGTTTTATCACAAGGGTTATTTCATCCAACCCACATTGATGGATTTATGAGCTTACGTGTTGCAGAGAAGTATTCTGCATCCAATGATGGAGAAACAAAGGAGTCAAAAACTGTTATTCAAAGTTACCACAGACATTTCTTTGATAAACTTGAAAGAATTATTCTTGCAAAGAAGGAATCTGCTATGAGTGGCTTAGGAGAATTGTTCTATTTGCTCGTTGATCGTgtgaaaaagcaaaaagaaactTTAGTTCTGTCCGAAGGTATGAAGATAGTGGAGAGAACTGAAGGTTCAAGGCACTTGTCTGGTCAACTATCTAAAACGTTATATGGTAGCAGTACTCCTCTAGACACTAGTTATGGACCCAGTATTTTGAgtgcagaaaaaagaaaatcacttttcaatttctttgtaCAGATTACAGACCCTCTTTTGCTTGAGATAAATGGCTACCTTCAATCGAAATTGGAAGTACAGCCTCTATTGTTGGATGTTCACTGCACAATCAAATCTATTAATAATTTACTAGCCTGCTTTTTGCGTGAAAAGCTGTACATAAAAACAGAGGATATATCTGAAGGGGCTTGCCTTAATTTCTTGAAGAAGGTTTACAATGCTATATTGCCATTCATGGCCAATTTACTTTGTTTGCCAACATATAATGTAGATTCACGAACACAAGAGACCTTAACTTTATTAGCAAGGGAGCTAATTGCTGCTGTCGGGCACCTATTGGATATCGAGTATGAAGTTATCGAGAATGATTTAACCAGGTTATGGTTTATCATGCTTTCCTGCTTGGCCTTTGGCTATTCATTTAATGATGCACCAAATGAATGCTCGTTGACATCTCAGATACTAGGACTTGGATGTCAGCTGGTCAAGCTTTACAGTGAACTTCGACAG GTGAAAAGTACTATCTTCGCAATCTGCAAAGCAACAAGgcttataatattatatgagaAAGGTGGTGATGCTGAGCTGAATTATGACAGTTTGGGATTCTGCAAAATTTCTTTACCACATGCATCATATGCAAAAGCAGTGGAAATGTTGTTTTGCTCACATGAATTTAAACTAGCCATTCGCAATGATATATACTCCATACCAGAAGGGCAGGCAAGTGAGTGCATTCAGCACTTAACTGCAGATCTATCAGAATCCATGGAATGGATGAAGACTACTTGCTCATTGGCAGACGAGGAGGTGTTTGGTGAATCAAATGCAAATTCCAGCATGCATGGTTTTGATCTGCAAGTGGAACTTTTTGGAAGAGGATTGTCTGAAGTATATGCTCTGGTGCTAGATTCATTGAATGTCACAGCTGGGAACAGCACCATTGTTGGACGAACTATGAAGGACTTGATGGCTGTAATTTGTCCATACATGAGTATTCTGGTAGGACCGGAGTCAGAAAGTGTCAATGAGTTCATCTCTTCTGTGACAGGAAGAACTTCTGATGTCAGGCTTGCTGGAAACACGCATGATATGCTGAAATTTGGAGTGTCCACGCACTGGGTCCTTGTGTTCTTTTCTCGCATGTACATGTCATGCCGAAGTTTATACAGGCAAGCAGTCAGCCTTATGCCTCCAGATGTATCAAGAAAGATGTCAGCAGTAATGGGGGATCCATTTACAGCATATTCTGCAAGGGATTGGATGAATAAAACTGAGTGGACAGATGGGGGTTATTTTTCTTGGATTCTCCAACCATCAGCCTCTCTGCCTGTCATTATACAATCTATTTCTGACATTTATCTTCAGGGAGATGTTGCAGATTGTTGTCCTCTGATTTATGTATTGCTTACTATGGCTCTTCAGAGGCTTGTTGATTTGAACAGGCAGATAAAATCTTCTGAGTATCTGCAGCAAAGCAATGATAATATCGTTCAATTTAAGCTGCTTGATGATGCTGGCTCATCACTGTACTCCAAAAGGAGCAGAAAGTGCGGCAAACGCATTGCTATTTTTAAGCAGGAGGCAACTGATCTTACTGAGTTCCTGATGAGTTACCTCTCCTTATTGGATAATGAACGACTTCCAGTCAACTCTTCTAATGCTGCAACTTTTGTAGATACCTGCAACCAACCTCTACATGGAAATGATAAATGGGTTTTTGGTGTCAGTTCTGTGAATGAGAAGTCATTGCCTGCTGCAACTTGGTGGATTATTTGCCAAAATATTGATATATGGTCCCCTCATGCTAGTAAGAAGAAGTTGAAGATGTTCATCAAGCATGTGATCCTCACTTCTCTTCCATATATAACAAAAGGCTGTGCACAGGTGGGAAGGCATCACACAAATGAAGCCCACTTCCTGGATAAAATTTCTGTGCATCAAATCTCAGCAGAACTTCTGGCTGATTCTGTTCTGTATGAACATAAA TTTGTTCGCAGGCATTTGGCATCCAGGTTTTGCAATTTATTGGAGAAATCAATCCTACCACTATTTGGAGACGTCAAACTGAACATGTCACCTCAATGGAAAGAGGGTTTAAGTGCACTTGAGAACTCATATGTTGTTTTAGGCAGAAAATCCTCTACATGTGATGAGTTGACAGGGCAGAAACCAGCTTCCCATTTATTGTCTGAGATGGCTGCAGATATTTCCAGAGAATCAACTGCTGTGAAATTTTCAGCTTGTCAAAGTTTGCTTAGGCTTTTGTGCTGGATGCCAAAAGGAtacatcaattcaaaatcattcTCACTTTATGTTACTTGCACACTCAACCTTGAAAG GCTTGTGATTGGCCACCTGTTAGAATGTGGGGACTCATTCTTCTCGCATAAGCAGTATGAGCTTTTAAGGTTGCTGGTGGCCTGCCGGAGGACTCTGAAATGTCTAATTATGGCATATTGTGAGGAGAAAGTCAGAACTACTCATTCTTCACTCATTCCTGTTCTGTTTGAGGATGTACATTCTGTATTATGGCTTTCCAGATCAGTGTCTGAGGTGTTTAGGCTTCAAGAGACACTGTCAGAAGATAAAGCTTGTGAAGTTGCTGATATGATATTTTCGTTGATGGATCACACATCATATGTGTTCCTGACACTAAGCAAATATCAATGTCCTTCTGCTGTCTCCATAATTGCTGAAAAACCTTATACAGAGCAACTCAATTCTGATGTTACCCAGGAACAGAGCAGTGTAAACGAGTCTCTGCCATGTTTGGATACCTCCAACGATGTTGAAAGCTGTAAAAGTATTCTCCTCATTGCTGAAAGTTTGAAGGAACAGGCACAGGacttaattatttctttgaaaGATGCTCATTGCAATGAGAAATCGAGTGATGAAATTGATGTTGACTGGAACAAATTATCTTCAATGGTCTCTTGCTTCAGTGGGTTCATGTGGGGCCTAGCATCTGCATTGGACCACTCCAATGCAACAGATAGTGATTATAAGGTGAAGCTGTTGAGATGGAAATGTGAAGTCATCTCAAAAATTAGTCATTGTATAAATgcatttgttgattttatttgtttttctttccacATGCTGTTTGTCAAGGATGATCTCCAACCAAATCATTTATCTGCGGCTGGAAATTTTGTAAAGTCTGATGATAGAGACAGTTCACTGGTTTCAGGTGACTCTTGGAAAGTCACCGTGAATAAACATGGTTCACAGTCGGAAAGCGTTACCTCTATTGCTGGTATTCTAAGTAAGCTTGACTCATATGAATGCCTACCATTAAATAAGGAGTGGTTGCAAAGTTTTCTTGAAGGTGATCATCCTAAAGAAGCGGTATTAATCAGGCAGCTATTAATTGCGGCTTCAGCTATTGTGAAGCTCAATTTGGGGACTAAATGCACTCCTTTGTTGTCTAGTTTGGTGCCAAGTTTTACTGGCATATCTCAAGTCTTGCTCTTGAAGTTAGCAGATGGTACCGAGGTACCAAAACCATTCTCTTATGTTTGGTTAGATGGTATTCTGAAGTATCTGCAAGAGCTAGGGAGTCATTTTCCCATAACTAATCCTACCTCAACTAGAAACGTGTTTTCAAAGCTATTAGAGTTACACTTGAAGGCTTTGGGAAAATGCATATCTTTACAGGGGAAAGAAGCTACTCTGACTTCTCATGATAAAGAATTGAGCACTAATACACTCCACAGTCATATAGGACCAGCTTCTCTTTCTCATCCATACTATTTAGATGAATTTAAAGCAAGGTTGAGGATGTCATTCAAAAGTTTGATAAGAAAACCATCAGAGTTGCATCTTTTGTCTGCAATACAGGCTATAGAGAGAGCACTGGTAGGAGTGTATGAAGGCTGCCCAATAATTTATGAGATTACTACTGGGAATGTAGATGGTGGAAAGGTTTCTTCAACTGTTGCTGCTGGCATTGACTGCTTGGATCTGGTTCTGGAATATGTTTCAG GTCGTAAACGTTTAAATGTTGTTAAAAGGAACATTCAGAGTTTAGTTGCTGCCTTGTTCAACATAATTCTGCACGTGCAAAGTCCATTAATATTCTATCGGATAGCAATGGATAGTGAAAGGTATAATGGACCAGATCCAGGAGCAGTCATTCTTATGTGTGTTGAGGTACTAACAAGAGTTTCTGGAAAACATGCTTTATTTCAAATGGATTCCTGGCATGTAGCACAGTCTTTACATATACCAGCGGCACTGTTTCAAGATTTTGATCAACTGAGAATTTCTCATGGTCGAGCTTTATCTAATTCTTTGTTGAACTCGGGTAACCAAGATTGTAATACTGTGGGAGGCAGGGATACCTGTGTTGTAGATCTACAATTCTCCGTGGAGTTATATACTGCATGCTGCCGGTTACTGTACACGATTCTGAAGCATCACAAAAG TGAGTCAGAAAGGTGCATTTCTTTACTTCAAGAATCTGAGCGTGTTCTTCTTCATTGTTTGGAGATGGTGGATGTTGATTTACCAGTCAGAAAAGGTTATTTTTCGTTAGGAGTTCATGAGGGGGTAAAATGTGCTTGTTCTTTCCGGAGGATTTATGAGGAG TTAAGGCAGCAAAAAGATGTCTTTGGCCAGCACTGTTTCAAGTTTTTATCCAATTACATTTGGGTCTATTCAGGATATGGCCCGCTTAAAACTGGCATCAGAAG GGAGATAGATGAAGCTCTGAGACCTGGTGTGTATGCTTTAATAGATTCCTGCTCAGCAGATGATCTTCAATATCTGCATTCTCAATTTGGGG AGGGTCCTTGCAGAAACACATTGGCTACTTTGCAGCATGATTACAAACTGAATTTCCAATATGAAGGAaaagtttga
- the LOC118040540 gene encoding uncharacterized protein: MHYYRRRSDSIFDAFTLNPLPYPVLLILAVLSIFLGMSWFFSYEDMVETTEEQMGWVLLVVPLVLIVIVRWLSSMENPDMIFVMSPWDKRRRTHHRPSEGSSPWGVAAFIVLLLVLVQFQSTFLDSWLV, from the coding sequence ATGCATTACTATAGGAGAAGAAGTGACTCCATCTTTGATGCTTTCACTCTAAATCCCCTGCCATATCCAGTTCTCTTAATCTTGGCAGTACTATCAATATTTCTTGGCATGTCTTGGTTCTTTAGCTATGAAGACATGGTGGAGACTACTGAGGAACAAATGGGTTGGGTTCTTTTGGTTGTACCGTTAGTGCTAATAGTCATAGTTCGATGGCTTTCATCTATGGAAAATCCTGACATGATCTTTGTTATGTCACCATGGGACAAGCGCCGGAGGACACACCACCGGCCATCAGAAGGGAGCTCTCCTTGGGGTGTGGCTGCTTTCATTGTGTTGCTTCTTGTTTTGGTGCAGTTTCAATCTACCTTTCTTGATAGCTGGCTTGTTTGA
- the LOC118040505 gene encoding TPD1 protein homolog 1A isoform X1 — translation MAGLMKALVAILVLCLATRGLCDCSLNNINIGTVRSGREISGKPEWNVTVTNNCRCAQSQIKLSCMGFQTVESVDPSIFVKNGDTCLLINGKSLEASASVHFSYAWDPPFLFLPVGSVIHGC, via the exons ATGGCAGGTCTCATGAAAGCTTTAGTTGCAATTCTTGTTTTATGTCTTGCTACCAGAG GATTATGTGACTGCTCATTGAACAACATCAACATTGGCACAGTTCGAAGTGGGAGAGAAATAAGTGGGAAGCCAGAATGGAATGTGACAGTGACAAACAACTGCAGATGTGCTCAAAGCCAGATAAAGCTGTCTTGCATGGGGTTTCAAACAGTGGAAAGTGTAGATCCATCAATCTTTGTGAAGAATGGTGATACTTGTCTGCTTATCAATGGCAAATCCTTGGAGGCATCAGCTTCTGTCCATTTCTCCTATGCCTGGGAtcctccttttctcttcttgccTGTTGGATCTGTTATCCATGGCTGTTAA
- the LOC118040505 gene encoding TPD1 protein homolog 1A isoform X2 has translation MKVNHEQGPSSTKDEGLCDCSLNNINIGTVRSGREISGKPEWNVTVTNNCRCAQSQIKLSCMGFQTVESVDPSIFVKNGDTCLLINGKSLEASASVHFSYAWDPPFLFLPVGSVIHGC, from the exons ATGAAGGTTAATCATGAACAAGGTCCCTCCTCGACAAAGGATGAAG GATTATGTGACTGCTCATTGAACAACATCAACATTGGCACAGTTCGAAGTGGGAGAGAAATAAGTGGGAAGCCAGAATGGAATGTGACAGTGACAAACAACTGCAGATGTGCTCAAAGCCAGATAAAGCTGTCTTGCATGGGGTTTCAAACAGTGGAAAGTGTAGATCCATCAATCTTTGTGAAGAATGGTGATACTTGTCTGCTTATCAATGGCAAATCCTTGGAGGCATCAGCTTCTGTCCATTTCTCCTATGCCTGGGAtcctccttttctcttcttgccTGTTGGATCTGTTATCCATGGCTGTTAA
- the LOC118040503 gene encoding triosephosphate isomerase, chloroplastic → MAMLSTSLSGPKSATSYCAPEFSGLRRLCPNNNTNNSHSQSFLRFSSPRKPLRGVLAMAGTGQFFVGGNWKCNGTKESITKLISDLNSAKLESDVDVVVAPPFIYIDQVKSSLTDRIEISAQNSWVSKGGAFTGEISVEQLKDIGCKWVILGHSERRHVIGEDDQFIGKKAAYALSQGVGVIACIGELLEEREAGKTFDVCYQQLKAYADAVPSWDNIVIAYEPVWAIGTGVVATPAQAQEVHVAVRDWLKNNVSAEVASKTRIIYGGSVNGGNCAELAKQEDIDGFLVGGASLKGPEFATIVNSVTSKKVAA, encoded by the exons ATGGCTATGCTCTCAACTTCACTCTCCGGTCCAAAATCTGCAACTTCGTATTGTGCGCCTGAGTTCTCCGGTCTTCGCCGTTTATGTCCAAACAACAACACCAACAACTCTCATTCCCAGTCCTTTCTTCGCTTCTCTTCTCCCCGAAAACCTCTTAGAGGAGTCCTTGCCATGGCTGGCACTGGACAG TTCTTTGTTGGAGGAAATTGGAAATGT AATGGAACAAAGGAATCCATTACCAAGCTCATTTCAGACCTGAACAGCGCAAAGTTGGAGTCTGATGTCG ATGTTGTTGTAGCACCTCCCTTTATTTACATCGATCAGGTCAAGTCTTCCTTAACAGACAGGATTGAGATATCAGCTCAGAACTCTTGGGTCAGTAAGGGTGGGGCTTTCACAGGAGAAATCAG TGTGGAACAACTGAAAGACATTGGCTGCAAGTGGGTTATCCTTGGGCATTCTGAGCGTAGACATGTAATTGGCGAAGACGATCAG TTTATAGGAAAGAAGGCAGCTTATGCCTTGAGCCAGGGTGTTGGAGTAATTGCTTGTATTGGTGAACTGTTAGAAGAAAGAGAAGCAGGGAAAACTTTTGATGTTTGTTATCAGCAACTGAAGGCGTATGCAG ATGCTGTGCCCAGCTGGGATAATATAGTCATTGCATATGAGCCTGTTTGGGCTATTGGTACTGGTGTAGTGGCCACACCTGCGCAGGCTCAGGAAGTACATGTAGCTGTTCGTGATTGGCTTAAAAACAATGTCTCAGCAGAAGTCGCATCAAAAACTCGTATTATATATGGAG GATCCGTAAATGGAGGAAATTGTGCTGAACTTGCAAAGCAAGAAGATATTGATGGTTTCCTTGTCGGTGGTGCATCCTTGAAG GGCCCTGAGTTTGCTACCATTGTCAATTCTGTAACATCCAAGAAAGTTGCTgcttaa